CTCGAGCAGGGGGAGGTGGAAGCCCGCGTGCCGCTGAGCAAGCCCCTGGACGTGCTGGCCCAGCACCTCGTCACCTGTGCTCTGGGCGGCGGCTTCACCCGGGAAGCGATGCGGGCCGAGGTCCGCGAGGCAGCCAGCTATGCCCACCTCACGGACGAGGAGTTCGAGTGGACGCTGGCGCTCGTGCGCGAGGGCGGCCCGACGTTGAAGGCCTACCCGGAGTTCCGCCGGGTGGTGGAGCACGAGGGGCGCTTCGGGGTGGCGGACGCGCGCATCGCCCGGCTGCACCGGCTCAACATCGGCACCATCACCTCGGACGCCACGGTGCAGCTGAGCTACTGGAGCGGGGGGCGGCTGGGCAGCGTGGAGGAGTCCTACATCAGCCGCCTGCGCCCGGGGGATGTCTTCCTCTTCGCGGGCAAGCGCCTGGAGTTCAGCCGCTTCAAGGACATGACGGCCTACGTGAAGCCCGCGAAGGCCAAGGCCACGCAGACGCCGCGCTGGGGCGGCAGCCGCCTGCCCCTCTCGGGCTCGCTGGCCGCGGCGGTGCGCCGCACGCTGAACGCCGCCCGTTACGGGGATGTCACGGCCGAGGAGCTGGCGGCGGCCTGGCCGGTGCTGGAGGCCCAGGCCCGGCTCTCGCGCATCCCCGGCGAGGGCACCTGCCTGGCGGAGACGTGCCAGACGCGCGATGGGCACCACCTCTTCCTCTATCCATTTGAAGGGAGGCTGGTGCACGAGGGGTTGGCGGCCCTCCTGGCGCTGCGCTTCACCCGGATGCGGAAGGCCACCTTCAGCCTCTCGGTGAACGACTACGGCATCGAGTTCCTCACGCCGGAGGACTTCCCCTTCGAGGAGGCGCTGCGCCCGGCCCTCTTCACCCGCGAGCGGCTGGTGGAAGACATCCTGGAGAGCGTCAACCTGAGCGAGCTCGCCCGGCGGCAGTTCCGGGACGTGGCGCGCGTGGCGGGGCTCGTCCTGCCGGGGCTGCCCGGGGCGCGCAAGTCCACGCGCCAGGTCCAGGCCAGCGCCTCGCTCTTATATGATGTCTTCGCCAAGTACGACCCGGACAACCTGCTCCTGGTGCAGGCCCGGCGCGAGGTGCTGGAGCAGCAGTTCGAGCAGAACCGGCTCACCGCCACGCTGGAGCGCCTGGAGCGCTCCACCCTGGAGTTCGTGCCCGTGCGGCGGCCCACGCCGCTGGGCTTCCCGCTCGTGGTGGAGCGCATCAGCGCGAGCCTCTCCAGCGAATCCCTGCTGGAGCGGGTGACGCGCCTCAAGGAGCGATGGCAACGCGACGATGCCAGGTCCGCGTGAGCGGCACCCCGGTGGAGCTGCTCCCCGAGCGGGGCCTGTACTGGCCCGAGGGGGGCGTGCTGGCCGTGGCGGACCTGCACTGGGGCAAGCCGGAGAGCTTCCAGCAGTTCGGAATTCCCCTGCCCCTGGGGGTGCTGGAGGATGACCTGGCGCGCCTGTCCCAGGCCCTGCGGACCACGGGGGCGCGCCGGCTGCTGCTCGTGGGAGACCTCATCCACTCCAAGGGAGGGGTGACGCCGGCCGTGGTGGAGCGCATCGCCCAGTGGCGCGCCCTCCACGACGTGGAGATGGTGCTCGTCCGGGGCAACCACGACCGGCACCTCGCCACGCTCCCGGCCTCCTGGCGCCTGGAGGTCCGCGAGGAGCACCTGGACGAGGGCCCCTTCCGCTTCGCCCACCACCCGGAGCCCGTCGCCGGGCGCTACCTCTGGGCGGGGCACCTGCACCCGGTGGTCCGGCTGTCCTCGGGGGCGGACCGGCTGCGCCTGCCGTGCTTCCACGTGGGCCCCACCCTGGGCATACTTCCTGCTTTCAGCGCCTTCACCGGCGGGCTGAACGTGTCCCGCCGGGCCGGTGAGCGCATCTTCGCCATCGCAGAAGAAACGGTGGTGGAGGTTTGAGGCCATGAGCGCCGCCAAGCGCCGCCGCGTCCTGGGCATCATCGCCACCGACGCCACCTTCGAGCGCACCCAGTTCCGGGACCACGAGGTGTGGCTGGGCAAGTGCTTGCACTGCAATGCCCACCTGATGGTGAGCCTCCAGGGCGAGCCCATCAGCCGGGCCACCATCGAGCACATCATCCCCCGGACCCATGGCGGCACCGACGCGCTGGAGAACCTGGGCCTGGCGTGCGCCCGGTGCAATCAGGGCAAGGGCAGCCGCCACGACCCGCGCTACCTCAAGGACGCCCGCGCCCAGGAGCTGGTGGCCCGGCTCCAGGCCCGGCGCCGCGAGCGCTGGCGCACCCCGGACGTGGACTGAGCCACCGGTTGTAACAGGCCTGATCCAGTCCTCATTCAACCCCCCTTCCGATTGCCAGAAGAGAACGTCATCGGCTGAGGCCGGATTGGCGCACCTTGCGGGCGGCGCCGTGGTATCCCGGCGCGCCAGGTCATGGCCTTAACGAAAGAAGATTGACAGTCAGGAGTTGTTGGTCGATGGTCGCGCGCCGCGTTGGAACGGGAAATGAAAGAGGGTCCCCGCCCGCGGCATCTCTTGGGATTTCAGTCGTCGACTTTGATCGTGTTCTCCATGCCCGTGCACGCCTCGCGCGTCGCCCTGACTGCCTCGACGAGATGAGACACATGAGCCTCCCGCACCGTGCAGAACCCCGCTGGCAAGGCGCCTCTTCCCTTCCGTTGTGTTCCACCGCAGTCCACAGCTTTCCCCAGGTCCTGGTATGAGCGGCCCTCTTTTCCCTCGCTGGACGAACACGGTATCGCGGCTGTCCGTCGCGGGCCTGTTCGCAGTCCCCGCCCTCTCCATCGGCGGACTCTTGGCCTACGCGCGCTCCCCGCACGTCACCAACCAGAATCAGCCGATCGAACAGCCGATCGAGTTCGACCACCGCCACCACGCGGGTGACGAGCAGATCGACTGCCGGTACTGCCACTGGACGGTGGAGAGCGCCCCGTCGGCGGGCATCCCGTCCACCACCGTGTGCATGTCCTGCCACGCGCAGATCTGGAACAAGAGCCCGTACCTCACCGAGGTGCGCAAGGCCTACTTCGCCGACCAGCCCATCCCCTGGGTGCGCGTGCACAACCTGCCGGACTTCGTCTACTTCAACCACGCCATCCACGTGAACAAGGGCGTGGGCTGCGCCACCTGCCACGGCCGCGTGGACCAGATGGCCGCCATCCACCAGGCCTCCACCCTCACCATGGCCTGGTGTCTGGACTGTCACCGGGACCCGAAGCCGCACCTGCGGCCGGCCGAGTACATCACCAGCATGACCTGGACCCCGCCCGCGGACCCGAAAGAGGCTGCCGCCCTCGGTGAGACGCTGGCGAAGGAATACGAAGTTCACTCGCGGACGAGCTGCTCCACATGCCACCGATGACCCCCAAGCACGACGGCGCCCCGGCGCAGGACACCCCCTCCTCCTTCGCGCTGCCGGTGGTCTCCAGCCAGGCCGCCCGCGTCGAGGCCCATGGCCACGAGGGCCATGACCACGACGGTCACGAGCACGAGCACGGCCACTCGCACGGTGATGAGATCGGCGCGGCGCTCGAGCACGCGGCCTCCATGGGCGTTGCCTCCGAGGGCGGCTACGGCCGCACCTACTGGCGCAGCCTCGAGGAGCGGCTGGGGCTGCCCGAGTTCACCGAGACGACGGGCCCCGAGTTCCCCGTGGGCGCGGACCTGCCCCCCACCGGCGTGGCCCGCCGCGAGTTCATGCAGCTCATCGGCGCCTCGCTGGCGCTGGCGGGCGCCTCGGCCTGCACCACCCGCCCCCCGGACGAGCGCATCGTCCCCTTCACCAAGACGCCGCCGGAGATGAAGCCCGGCAACCCGCTGCACTACGCCTCGGGCATGACGTTCGCCGGCCACACTTCCGGCCTGCTCGTCACCGCGCGCGAGGGCCGGCCCGTCAAGGTCGAGGGCAACCCCCAGCACCCGGTCAACCAGGGCGCGGCGAGCCCCTTCGAGCAGTCGTTCCTGCTGGCGCTCTATGACCCCCAGCGCGCCCGCGTCCTGCGCCAGGGCAAGTCCCCGCGCGCCCTGCGCACCCTGGCCGAGACCATCTCCGCCCGCGTGAGCAAGGCCGCCACCGACGGCGGCGCCGGCATCCGCTTCCTCACCGAGCCCCTCAACTCGCCCCTGCTGCTGAGCCTCCGCGAGCGCATCCAGCGCAAGCTGCCCAGCGCGCGCTTCTACAGCTACGCGCCCACCGGCAAGAGCGGCTCCACCGAGGGCACCCAGGCGGTGTTCGGCCAGCCGCTCAGCGCGGTGTACGACTTGGCCCAGGCGGACGTCATCCTCTCGCTGGATGCCGACTTCCTCGCCGCGCACCCGGCCAACTTCGCCTACACGCGCCAGTTCGCCAGCCGCCGCGACAACATCGACCGGCTCAACCGCCTGTACGTGGCCGAGGCGCGCTACTCCATCACCGGCGGCATGGCGGACCACCGCCTGCGCCTGAAGTCCTCGGAGATCCTCGCCCTTGCGGGCGCCATCGGCCAGGTGCTCAACGCGCCCGCCGCCGCCGCGGCCGCCGCCAAGGTGCCCGTGCAGTGGAGCGAGAGCGCCCAGAAGTGGATCAACGCCGTCGCCGGCGACCTGCGCGCCGCCGCGGGACGCTCCGTGGTGGTGGTGGGTGAGCGCCAGCCGGCCGCGGTGCACGCCCTGGCGCACGCGCTCAACGCGGCGCTGGGCAACATCGGCAAGACGGTCAACTACGTGCCGGTGTCCGCCGAGCACACGGGCCTCGCGGGCATCCGCGAGCTGGTGGCGGACATCAAGGCGGGCCGCGTCGACACGCTCGTCATCACCGCCTACAACCCGGTGTACTCGCTGCCCGGGGACGCGGGCCTCACCGAGGTGCTCAACCCGGCCACCAACGCCGAGCAGCGCTCGAAGCTGTCGGTCATCTACACCTCGCTCTTCGAGGACGAGACCGCCGCGCTGACCGACTGGTTCATCCCCGCGGCGCACCAGCTCGAGACGTGGAGCGACGGCCGCTCCGAAGAGGGCACGGTGGCCATCGCCCAGCCGCTCATCCAGCCCATCTACAACGGCGTG
Above is a window of Stigmatella erecta DNA encoding:
- a CDS encoding HNH endonuclease yields the protein MSAAKRRRVLGIIATDATFERTQFRDHEVWLGKCLHCNAHLMVSLQGEPISRATIEHIIPRTHGGTDALENLGLACARCNQGKGSRHDPRYLKDARAQELVARLQARRRERWRTPDVD
- a CDS encoding cytochrome c3 family protein, encoding MSGPLFPRWTNTVSRLSVAGLFAVPALSIGGLLAYARSPHVTNQNQPIEQPIEFDHRHHAGDEQIDCRYCHWTVESAPSAGIPSTTVCMSCHAQIWNKSPYLTEVRKAYFADQPIPWVRVHNLPDFVYFNHAIHVNKGVGCATCHGRVDQMAAIHQASTLTMAWCLDCHRDPKPHLRPAEYITSMTWTPPADPKEAAALGETLAKEYEVHSRTSCSTCHR
- a CDS encoding TAT-variant-translocated molybdopterin oxidoreductase, whose amino-acid sequence is MTPKHDGAPAQDTPSSFALPVVSSQAARVEAHGHEGHDHDGHEHEHGHSHGDEIGAALEHAASMGVASEGGYGRTYWRSLEERLGLPEFTETTGPEFPVGADLPPTGVARREFMQLIGASLALAGASACTTRPPDERIVPFTKTPPEMKPGNPLHYASGMTFAGHTSGLLVTAREGRPVKVEGNPQHPVNQGAASPFEQSFLLALYDPQRARVLRQGKSPRALRTLAETISARVSKAATDGGAGIRFLTEPLNSPLLLSLRERIQRKLPSARFYSYAPTGKSGSTEGTQAVFGQPLSAVYDLAQADVILSLDADFLAAHPANFAYTRQFASRRDNIDRLNRLYVAEARYSITGGMADHRLRLKSSEILALAGAIGQVLNAPAAAAAAAKVPVQWSESAQKWINAVAGDLRAAAGRSVVVVGERQPAAVHALAHALNAALGNIGKTVNYVPVSAEHTGLAGIRELVADIKAGRVDTLVITAYNPVYSLPGDAGLTEVLNPATNAEQRSKLSVIYTSLFEDETAALTDWFIPAAHQLETWSDGRSEEGTVAIAQPLIQPIYNGVPESELLAYFLDEPYRPAHQLLREHWMGQNLAPSGDFESQWETAVSVGVVPNSTATPVSVTANPQGVSSLISAYAAPQAGTQANQVELNFVTDYKVYDGRFGNLTWLQELPDPVTRLVWDNPALISPKTAADNNLVTGDVVELASRGRTLEVPVWILPGHADGSVTLPLGYGRTGMHETVAQNVGFNANALRSIEAPWFDAGATLTKTRKTYRLISTQQHWSMAKRPVALDFTAEEYRAKSSHDVKAALARTRGNLDDPKSEFNNLNAFEYNDYKWGMAIDLARCTGCSACVVACQAENNVPVVGKEQVGRSREMHWLRVDRYFSGTGIHTEGYANKADPDADPQMIHQPVTCVHCEKAPCEYVCPVNATVHSDEGLNDMVYNRCIGTRYCANNCPYKVRRFNYLHYTQGKTPTQKMLMNPDVTVRNRGVMEKCTYCVQRIERVRITARVEKRPIADGELQTACQQTCPTQAITFGSLHDPNSRVSQLHKDDRSYKLLYELGTLPRTVHLVRLRNPNPALAQAPKAHEGEH
- a CDS encoding ligase-associated DNA damage response DEXH box helicase, which gives rise to MPSTKRRSVRPPPPKPPPEKAGPPLGQLRAWFRERGWAPYPFQEQAWAAYARGESGLIHVPTGAGKTYAAYIGPLADVAERGQKGLQILYVTPLRAVSRDVELALRAPLMALSADIDVESRTGDTSSSVRQRQRQRLPEVLITTPESLSVLLSNERAAELFASLRAVIADEWHELLSSKRGTQMELALARLRRFAPGVRTWALSATLANLEQAARAVVGTRTVPTLLSADLERPIEVSTLLPDQVDGFPWAGHLGFSMLEKVAAWLDPARSTLLFTNTRSQAERWFEGLRFARPEFEPVLALHHGSIDREERERVEGGLKDGSVRLVVCTSSLDLGVDFGPVERVVQVGSPKGIARSLQRAGRSGHRPGETCRLLFVPTHALELVEMAAARQALEQGEVEARVPLSKPLDVLAQHLVTCALGGGFTREAMRAEVREAASYAHLTDEEFEWTLALVREGGPTLKAYPEFRRVVEHEGRFGVADARIARLHRLNIGTITSDATVQLSYWSGGRLGSVEESYISRLRPGDVFLFAGKRLEFSRFKDMTAYVKPAKAKATQTPRWGGSRLPLSGSLAAAVRRTLNAARYGDVTAEELAAAWPVLEAQARLSRIPGEGTCLAETCQTRDGHHLFLYPFEGRLVHEGLAALLALRFTRMRKATFSLSVNDYGIEFLTPEDFPFEEALRPALFTRERLVEDILESVNLSELARRQFRDVARVAGLVLPGLPGARKSTRQVQASASLLYDVFAKYDPDNLLLVQARREVLEQQFEQNRLTATLERLERSTLEFVPVRRPTPLGFPLVVERISASLSSESLLERVTRLKERWQRDDARSA
- the pdeM gene encoding ligase-associated DNA damage response endonuclease PdeM, whose amino-acid sequence is MATRRCQVRVSGTPVELLPERGLYWPEGGVLAVADLHWGKPESFQQFGIPLPLGVLEDDLARLSQALRTTGARRLLLVGDLIHSKGGVTPAVVERIAQWRALHDVEMVLVRGNHDRHLATLPASWRLEVREEHLDEGPFRFAHHPEPVAGRYLWAGHLHPVVRLSSGADRLRLPCFHVGPTLGILPAFSAFTGGLNVSRRAGERIFAIAEETVVEV